A genome region from Platichthys flesus chromosome 12, fPlaFle2.1, whole genome shotgun sequence includes the following:
- the znf451 gene encoding E3 SUMO-protein ligase ZNF451 has product MSSPVQADEDEVDEMEEMEEMEEVDEMVEFVSEDQQRPVLECIDLLSDDSDGEGCSPFTGAIEDKISRHKARVSSTLDKLAQQVALEKKERVDKIRAFKEKQISQKVHGQKELAFRAANGEAKHCVDMWLKMPGVTPGSISSGFGRRRRPPSFPGNSSTRHTCPVINCGRVYENALLLNGHLKRFDHSPCDPAINLKGCPSELFACVACGQHFQTKEAWRTHLETKVNSSAENAHSIIQTYQRIVGFACPACYLLFNLRDECLQHMSTKNHFTEALSLNESREKPLPVPVPQYVKSRLIALCKDVRFNVRCSLCHKVLISHQAAQAHFNVCCRQGCAVAKADKTIVQVMKQLQVRGQCSLCCRVFLSQDDIERHKESTQHDVEINQTMGNALLQHARMAKGASGATQSTGLETPKRTRKKNDGECFPAKRKRQSPSVNGCVSRNPTMAWFCECGLQFLEEAAASRHLMAINQIFHQCGVCGKHMGESSITRLHMSRFHGGAHLSNFFFFCRKCKVEMPRHEDILSHVTEAHSGHTYVAEQEVSEDAATVIDAEPSTSRDGSLQSSSKSVTVQQTTAEPSSSKAEQTWMCRMCEDIFDSEAAAYKHCRDASSHSFQRFICGHCPQKFFKESTVRRHCANEHDGQIKSSHFCGLCDSMQFEVEGEFLEHYKRLHSKDYFRMDDGDVVQPAVAKSTSRPTCACMSSEKSKEEMKATYTQCMRSLAAEGRCQYVCAPCEVTVPSYAQMKTHVHLKHAALHLDKTFDVECQACPESFESVQSFHSHYHSRHCALDPCSSRTSETDAKAKAVPTNIFSAVGIEADDNDDSDEEMKNAMSVKEEEARESTEIEEALKRSLLEF; this is encoded by the exons ATGTCTTCTCCCGTTCAAGCAGACGAAGATGAGgtggatgagatggaggagatggaggagatggaggaggtggatgagaTGGTTGAGTTTGTATCT GAGGACCAGCAAAGACCTGTGCTGGAATGTATTGATCTGCTGAGTGATGATAGCGACGGTGAGGGATGTTCACCATTCACAGGAGCG ATTGAAGATAAGATCTCCCGTCACAAAGCACGTGTTTCGTCTACACTGGACAAACTAGCACAGCAGGTGGCGCTGGAGAAAAAGGAACGGGTAGATAAAATCAGAGCATTCAAG gagaagCAGATCTCACAAAAAGTTCATGGGCAGAAGGAGTTGGCTTTCCGGGCTGCTAATGGAGAAGCAAAGCACTGTGTAGACATGTGGTTAAAGATGCCAG GTGTCACTCCTGGATCGATCAGTTCTGGTTTTGGAAGAAGGCGCAGACCTCCTTCTTTCCCCGGAAATAGTTCAACTAGACACACTTGTCCAGTGATTAACTGTGGTCGTGTTTATGAAAACGCCTTGCTGCTTAATGGGCACTTGAAAAG GTTTGATCATTCCCCTTGTGATCCAGCTATCAATCTGAAGGGATGTCCTTCTGAACTCTTTGCCTGTGTTGCCTGTGGTCAACACTTTCAGACCAAAGAAGCATGGAGAACACATCTAGAGACTAAG GTAAATTCATCTGCTGAAAATGCTCACAGCATCATTCAGACCTATCAGCGGATTGTGGGTTTCGCCTGCCCTGCCTGTTACCTCCTCTTCAACCTCAGAGACGAGTGCCTTCAGCACATGTCGACCAAAAACCACTTCACAGAGGCTCTGTCATTGAATG AATCCAGAGAAAAGCCGCTGCCGGTTCCGGTCCCACAGTATGTTAAGAGCCGTCTCATTGCTTTGTGCAAGGATGTACGGTTCAATGTCCGATGCTCTTTATGTCACAAAGTACTGATCTCGCATCAGGCAGCTCAAGCTCACTTTAA cgTGTGTTGCAGACAGGGCTGTGCAGTGGCCAAAGCTGATAAAACAATAGTTCAGGTGATGAAACAGCTGCAGGTGCGAGGGCAGTGCTCCCTCTGCTGTCGAGTCTTCCTCAGCCAAGACGACATCGAGCGCCACAAAGAGTCGACTCAGCACGATGTCGAGATCAACCAGACGATGGGCAATGCACTTCTGCAGCACGCCAGGATGGCTAAAGGGGCATCGGGGGCAACACAGTCCACTGGCCTTGAAACACCAAAAAGAACACGCAAGAAGAATGACGGTGAATGTTTTCCAGCCAAACGCAAGCGACAAAGCCCAAGTGTGAATGGCTGCGTGAGCAGAAACCCGACAATGGCTTGGTTCTGCGAGTGTGGTCTGCAGTTCCTTGAGGAGGCTGCAGCCAGTAGGCACCTCATGGCCATAAACCAGATCTTCCATCAGTGTGGCGTCTGTGGCAAACACATGGGAGAGTCTTCAATTACCCGTTTGCACATGAGCCGGTTTCACGGGGGAGCTCATCTCTCcaactttttcttcttctgccgCAAGTGCAAAGTGGAAATGCCTCGGCACGAAGACATCCTGTCGCACGTGACAGAAGCTCACAGCGGACACACCTACGTCGCCGAACAAGAAGTGTCGGAGGACGCCGCCACAGTCATCGATGCCGAGCCGTCCACCAGCCGCGACGGCTCCCTTCAATCATCCTCCAAGTCCGTCACCGTCCAGCAGACCACAGCGGAGCCATCGTCTTCAAAAGCAGAGCAGACCTGGATGTGCAGGATGTGCGAGGACATCTTCGACTCGGAAGCGGCCGCGTACAAACACTGCCGGGACGCCAGCAGCCACAGCTTCCAGAGGTTCATCTGTGGACACTGTCCTCAGAAGTTCTTCAAGGAGTCCACCGTACGGAGACACTGTGCGAACGAGCACGACGGGCAGATCAAGAGCTCCCACTTCTGCGGCCTCTGCGACAGCATGCAGTTTGAAGTTGAGGGCGAGTTCTTGGAGCACTACAAGAGACTCCACAGTAAGGACTACTTCCGAATGGACGATGGAGACGTCGTTCAGCCGGCTGTCGCCAAGAGCACCAGCCGGCCTACGTGCGCGTGCATGAGTTCCGAAAAGAGCAAGGAGGAAATGAAGGCTACGTATACACAGTGCATGAGGAGTCTGGCCGCTGAGGGTAGATGTCAGTACGTCTGTGCTCCGTGTGAAGTGACTGTGCCTTCCTACGCACAGATGAAAACTCACGTCCACCTGAAACACGCCGCCTTGCACCTGGACAAGACCTTTGATGTAGAATGCCAAGCGTGCCCGGAGAGTTTTGAGAGTGTGCAGAGTTTCCACAGTCACTACCACTCCCGACACTGTGCACTGGATCCCTGCAGCTCCAGGACCTCCGAGACAGACGCCAAAGCAAAAGCTGTCCCTACCAATATATTCAGTGCTGTGGGCATCGAAGCAGACGACAACG ATGATTCGGATGAGGAAATGAAGAACGCAATGTCcgtgaaagaagaagaagcaagaGAGTCCACAG AAATAGAAGAAGCTCTTAAGAGAAGTCTTCTGGAATTCTAA
- the rab23 gene encoding ras-related protein Rab-23, whose product MLEEDMEVAIKVVVVGNGAVGKSSMIQRYCKGIFTKDYKKTIGVDFLERQIDVNDEEVRLMLWDTAGQEEFDAITKAYYRGAQACVLVFSTTDRESFQAIDSWREKVEAEVGDIPTVLVQNKIDLLEETFINSEEAEGLAKRLKLRFYRASVKEDLNVNEVFKYLAEKYLQRLKQQTAEETDVVHSTSNKIGVFNTTSSNVSNQNSSNGKEVITLRPNKQRTKKSKNPFGSCSLL is encoded by the exons ATGTTGGAGGAGGACATGGAAGTGGCCATCAAAGTGGTCGTGGTTGGCAACGGAGCCGTTGGCAAATCCAGTATGATCCAACGTTACTGCAAAGGCATCTTCACCAAGGACTACAAAAAGACAATCGGAGTGGACTTTCTGGAAAGACAGATCGA TGTCAATGACGAAGAGGTCCGACTAATGCTCTGGGACACTGCTGGGCAGGAGGAGTTTGACGCCATCACCAAGGCCTATTATCGTG GTGCACAAGCATGTGTGCTGGTTTTCTCTACCACCGACAGGGAGTCTTTTCAGGCTATCGACAGCTGGAGGGAGAAAGTGGAAGCAGAGGTTGGAGACATTCCCACAGTTCTAGTGCAGAACAAAATCGACCTCCTAGAAGAGACTTTTATAAATAG TGAGGAGGCAGAAGGTTTGGCAAAAAGACTCAAACTGAGATTTTATCGAGCTTCAGTAAAAGAGGACCTTAATGTTAACGAGG TTTTTAAATACTTAGCTGAAAAGTATCTCCAACGACTCAAGCAGcaaacagcagaggagacagatgtgGTCCATTCAACAAGCAATAAAATAG GTGTTTTTAATACCACAAGTAGTAATGTCAGCAACCAGAACTCCAGCAATGGTAAAGAAGTCATCACTTTGCGACCTAACAAACAACGGACCAAGAAGAGTAAAAATCCTTTTGGAAGCTGCAGCCTACTCTAG
- the bag2 gene encoding BAG family molecular chaperone regulator 2, which yields MAQAKIHAKMNEPPCNKFSRTLSMADRSGRLLESLDQLEMRVESLREAAAAMEQERECILEMLQSIQGSQEMHNICAGEKEELNLTANRLLGRTLSVEISIGTIRNSQQEDALRKATSIIDEIVKKLLDNMDDSRQQLLALHAACVTEAPPVPIDQKFQAIVISCSLEDQKKIKRRLETLLRNVANTERNIKIMDHRKPEDSQANGGQ from the exons ATGGCTCAGGCGAAGATTCACGCGAAGATGAACGAGCCTCCGTGCAACAAGTTCAGCAGGACGCTGTCCATGGCGGACCGCTCCGGGAGACTGCTGGAAAGTTTGGATCAGCTGGAAATGAG ggtGGAGTCTTTacgtgaagcagcagcagccatggaGCAGGAAAGGGAGTGCATCCTGGAAATGCTCCAGTCCATACAGGGCAGTCAAGAAATGCACAACATCTGCGCCG GGGAGAAAGAAGAATTAAATTTAACCGCAAACCGTCTACTTGGCCGGACGCTGTCTGTGGAGATCTCCATTGGCACAATCAGAAACTCCCAGCAGGAGGACGCACTGCGCAAGGCCACGTCTATAATCGACGAAATAGTGAAGAAGCTGCTGGACAACATGGACGACAGCCGCCAGCAGCTCCTAGCCCTGCATGCGGCCTGCGTGACCGAGGCGCCGCCCGTCCCCATTGACCAGAAGTTCCAGGCCATTGTGATCAGCTGTTCTCTGGAGGACCAGAAGAAGATCAAGCGGAGGCTGGAGACCCTGCTGAGGAACGTTGCCAATACTGAAAGGAACATCAAGATCATGGATCACCGAAAACCGGAGGACTCACAAGCCAATGGCGGTCAATAA